From the genome of Lawsonella clevelandensis, one region includes:
- a CDS encoding DUF3039 domain-containing protein, whose protein sequence is MTDVSTATDVLERPDVDLEEKTTDEAPKYFHYVKKNKIVESAITGTHVVALCGEVFPVTQTPKPNSPICPECQRIYDTLRKSR, encoded by the coding sequence ATGACAGATGTGAGTACTGCTACTGATGTCCTAGAACGCCCAGATGTTGACCTGGAAGAAAAAACAACTGATGAAGCCCCTAAGTACTTTCACTATGTCAAGAAAAACAAGATCGTGGAGAGTGCGATCACGGGGACTCATGTGGTTGCTCTATGCGGAGAAGTGTTTCCGGTAACCCAGACTCCTAAACCCAACTCTCCGATTTGCCCCGAATGCCAGCGAATTTACGACACACTGCGGAAATCCCGTTAG